TTTTCCCGTTCCAACAATAATAAACGCTCCTGGAATTTTCTTTTGATAATATCCAAAGTCTTCTCCTTCTAATCCCATAGAAATTTGCTTGACATCATATCCAATTCTTCTTCCAAGTTTAGTACAATACTCAACCCATTCTTCTGAATTATTCGTTGCAGGAGAACTTGGATGCCATATAAGTTCTCCATTTCCACCTAGGATTTTAGCTCCCCCTGTGATTATTTCCTTCATTCTTACATAAATAAATTCACGTATATTCTCATCTAAAGTCCTAACTGTACCTTCAAGATATGCATAATCCGGAATTACATTCCAAGTATTTCCTGCTTCCATATGAGTAATACTTAAAAGTGCACTTTCAGTTGGACCTACATTTCGACTAATAATTGTTTGAAGCGATGTCACTATGTTGCTTGCAATTATAATAGGATCTATGCTTTTTTGTGGCTTTGCAGCATGGCTGCCTACTCCAGTAATTTTAATTTCAAACCTATCAACAGATGCAGTCATAGCACCACTTCTTATTCCCATGACTCCAACGTCTTCATCTGATATATTATGTACTCCAAAAATTGCATCAACATCATTCAATACACCAGTTTCAATAATTTTTATTGCTCCATCAGCACTTTCTTCTCCTGGCTGAAATATAAATTTGACTGTTCCTATTAAAGATTTTTGGTGCCTTTTAACTAAATATGCCGCTCCTAAAATTGCAGCTATATGAAAATCATGCCCACAGGCATGCATTTTTCCCTTAATTTTAGATTTATAAGGTAAACAGGTTTCTTCATGAATTGGCAATGCATCAATATCACATCTTATTGCAATGATCGGTCCATTAGGATTTCCTTTTATTTGTGCTACCAAACCTGTTTCTAATGGCAAATCAAGAACCTCTATATCTGCTTTTTTTAGTAATTTTTTTATTAACTTTGTTGTTTCAAATTCTTGATTCGGTAGTTCAGGATTCTCATGTAACTTATGAAATAAATTAATAAGTTCATCATTTAAGTTTTCTATTATTGATGATAGTATCTTATTGACCATATCTCTACCCCTTTATGCTAATTATTTAATACTTTCATTACATTTATTGCTAACATAGTACCTATAATAAATACAATATAAAAAACTATATAAGCTATTGACCATCCACCACTAAAAGAAGCCCTAATCTTTTCATGGATTTCAAGTATAGTTGTATCCTCTTTTATTATTTTCATGAAGTCTTTCCCATATTTAATAATAAATAAAGCTAAGGCAGTAATTCCAACAATCACATATAGAAAAGAAAATGCCATTTGCACTCCTGGTATCTTTAACAATGTAATCGCTGATAATATGAATGTTATGGTGTTATTAAACATATGGGCTATTATCGATGGAAAAATAGAGTCTGATTCTATTGCTATAAATGCTAATAGTATTCCTACTAAAATAGGATTAATAAATTGAACTAAATTCAAATGGAACATAGAAAACAAAATTGAGGATAGAATAATGGCAGTTAAATTACCATACTTCCTCATACTTTTAAGAATGAATCCTCTAAAAATTATTTCCTCTAAAATAGGTCCTACCAAACAAACATATAACAAAAACAATATTAGATATAGTTTTTCATTTGGGAAACTAAAATTTGGTTGGGGGATAATTATACCCTTAGTTTTAAGAATAGTATAATATATTGAATAAATTATGCTGGAAATCATTCCTGTTCCTATACACGAAACAGCTCCAAGCAATATAAAGCTTTTAGATGCTTTATTCTTAGTAAATAAATCTTCTTTTAATTTTATTTTTGTAATTAATATTGCAACTATAATTGCCAGAATATCCCCTAATACACATGGAAGATATCCTACAAGAAAACTTCGTACATCATCTGAAAAAGTTATTGAAAAGTTATTATGATAATATTTTTTAGAAATATAGTTAATAAATTTAACTATAAATATAATTCCATATCCTATAGCATATGTTGATATTGCCAAAATCAATAGTATCTTAGAACATTTACCACCTGTCTTCTTTATCTCTGCTTTTAATTCTAATTCTTTTACTTCCATTTCCTGTTCAAAATCATTTATCATCATTTTACCGCCATTCCAAAAACAATGATCAATTGTCAATTTTGATTGATCCTTGAGCATTGACAATTGACAATTTATTTATTATTTAAGTGCACATATAATTTTTCTCTTCTATCAAGTTTTATATTAAATATGCTTTTTATTTCCGTAACCTTTTCCATTTTTAATTCTTTTATTATTAAGCCTTCTTTATCATTAATATCATTTAATATTTTTCCATTTGGATCAACAAAAATTGATGCTCCATTATAGTGTAATCCACCACCAAAACCAATTCTATTTATTCCTATAATATAGCACTGGTTTTCAATTGCCCTTGCTTTTAATAATGTTATCCAATGCTCTTCCCTAGCATCTGGCCAGC
The window above is part of the Clostridium saccharoperbutylacetonicum N1-4(HMT) genome. Proteins encoded here:
- a CDS encoding amidohydrolase, with the translated sequence MVNKILSSIIENLNDELINLFHKLHENPELPNQEFETTKLIKKLLKKADIEVLDLPLETGLVAQIKGNPNGPIIAIRCDIDALPIHEETCLPYKSKIKGKMHACGHDFHIAAILGAAYLVKRHQKSLIGTVKFIFQPGEESADGAIKIIETGVLNDVDAIFGVHNISDEDVGVMGIRSGAMTASVDRFEIKITGVGSHAAKPQKSIDPIIIASNIVTSLQTIISRNVGPTESALLSITHMEAGNTWNVIPDYAYLEGTVRTLDENIREFIYVRMKEIITGGAKILGGNGELIWHPSSPATNNSEEWVEYCTKLGRRIGYDVKQISMGLEGEDFGYYQKKIPGAFIIVGTGKSYAHHHPEYQVDEAAILNCSKYFAKLAEGVLKEIVDKNYKQEVHK
- a CDS encoding CPBP family intramembrane glutamic endopeptidase, with the translated sequence MLKDQSKLTIDHCFWNGGKMMINDFEQEMEVKELELKAEIKKTGGKCSKILLILAISTYAIGYGIIFIVKFINYISKKYYHNNFSITFSDDVRSFLVGYLPCVLGDILAIIVAILITKIKLKEDLFTKNKASKSFILLGAVSCIGTGMISSIIYSIYYTILKTKGIIIPQPNFSFPNEKLYLILFLLYVCLVGPILEEIIFRGFILKSMRKYGNLTAIILSSILFSMFHLNLVQFINPILVGILLAFIAIESDSIFPSIIAHMFNNTITFILSAITLLKIPGVQMAFSFLYVIVGITALALFIIKYGKDFMKIIKEDTTILEIHEKIRASFSGGWSIAYIVFYIVFIIGTMLAINVMKVLNN